A window of Halobacillus naozhouensis genomic DNA:
TTTGTCCGTCTTAGGGCAGCTAAAAAGCCTGCCAGCGTAAAAAAAATCATTTTACCGCCGCTTTTTATGAGTACCGGGGCATTTATGTTTTTATTTCCAGCTTTCCGCGTAGAGTGGGGACAAGTTGCAGAGGCTGTTTTAGTAGGTGTGATCTTTTCTATTTTTTTGATTCGCACCTCAAAATTTGAAGTTAGGGAAGATAACATCTATCTGAAACCTTCAAAAGCATTTGTGTTTATTTTATTTGGTTTATTGATTTTACGGATCATACTTAAATTAATCATAGGTCAGACTATAGCTTTTGGAGAAATGAGCGGTATGTTTTTCTTGCTGGCTCTTGGAATGATTGTCACATGGCGATTAGCTATGTTGAGACAGTACTTACAACTAGAAAAAACGTTATAAATGACGAATGTGAAAGCCTCCTTTTCAAATAATAAGGAGGTTTTCTTCTTTTTTAAAAGGAAAATAAAAAGACCGTACCGGGTTTAAGCGGTCCGATCTTTTTATCGTTCTAGCAGAGGGTGGTAGGGTGTAATATCGATTTCTTTTTCCTGCAGCTTCTTGATTAGAAATTTGTGATCCCGTTTTGGGGTTGCGAGGATATAGCCTTCTATGATGATCTCTTGTGTAATTTTAGAGCATTTCTTTTCCAGAGCCACCTGTCCAATCCTGCCTGCTATTTTCTGTTTGGCTACATCACGGAAGAGTTCCGGAACAGGAGACACAAGTTCTTCAAGCAAAGCTTTTTGATCCGTATTCCACATATGAATAGTCTGGTCAATATAATGCTCTTCCCAGTCAATCGTGGACTTTCCGTCTTCTTTTGGCATCCGCTTAAGGAACTTACGAAACATGAAAAAGCCGCCAATTCCCATGAGAACAACCATGATGACAATCCACCCGATAATAAATAGGGCAAAGCCACCTGACATACAATCACCTGTTTCATTATTGTGCTTATTCTTTCTGCTCCTATAATTATAAAACCATTGGCAAAGAAAGACAAGCGGTTATCTTGTCGTCAGGAAATTATCAAATATTTGCGCTATGATCTAAGAAAACTGTCGTTATAACAAAAATGGTGTCTAATTATTTTACATATTAATCGTTTTCATTTAAAATAGATGGTGCCTATTTGTGAACTTTCATGAAAAAAGGAAGCAAATGTACAAATTTGGGGAATGGGGATGCTGATATACAGCTCACCATTGAATTTTGATG
This region includes:
- a CDS encoding DUF2621 domain-containing protein is translated as MSGGFALFIIGWIVIMVVLMGIGGFFMFRKFLKRMPKEDGKSTIDWEEHYIDQTIHMWNTDQKALLEELVSPVPELFRDVAKQKIAGRIGQVALEKKCSKITQEIIIEGYILATPKRDHKFLIKKLQEKEIDITPYHPLLER
- a CDS encoding CcdC family protein, which gives rise to MFWIIASTVVAACMATVMIFVRLRAAKKPASVKKIILPPLFMSTGAFMFLFPAFRVEWGQVAEAVLVGVIFSIFLIRTSKFEVREDNIYLKPSKAFVFILFGLLILRIILKLIIGQTIAFGEMSGMFFLLALGMIVTWRLAMLRQYLQLEKTL